Proteins encoded by one window of Corynebacterium amycolatum:
- the folC gene encoding bifunctional tetrahydrofolate synthase/dihydrofolate synthase: protein MADDRMPDDMRLSEVSVSEEGLSLPVDVDRPVNEPAPLEATAEELRALAEVEAELDQRWPETKIDPSLERIEMLMDILGHPERATPVIHVAGTNGKTSTVRMIESLVRALGRRTGRTTSPHLQLVTERIAIDGQPIHPRDYVRIWREIQPYVEMVDAKSAEKGGPQMSKFEVLTAMAYAAFADAPVDVAVVEVGMGGTWDATNVVEADVAVICPIGLDHTEYLGDTLAEIAAEKAGIIKSRWNKDDLLTPPDNVAIVGEQEPEAMDVVLRRAVEMDASVARAGVEYGVVSHQLAVGGQNLTLKGLAGEYDDIHLPLHGPHQARNAATALAAVEAFFGAGPGRPLNIDAVREGFATVASPGRLERVRSTPTVFIDAAHNPHGARALRTALSAEFDFRRVIGVLSVLGEKDARGLLVELEPYFEEVVITQNTSPRALHYDDLADLAEEIFGEERVHRVPTLPSAVELAVALAEETDTGDGIVSGSGVIVTGSVVTAGEARTLFGKDPQ from the coding sequence ATGGCCGATGACCGCATGCCCGATGACATGCGCCTCAGTGAGGTCTCTGTGTCCGAGGAAGGCCTGAGCCTGCCGGTCGATGTGGACCGCCCAGTCAACGAGCCGGCTCCGCTGGAGGCCACCGCCGAGGAGCTGCGCGCGCTCGCAGAGGTGGAAGCCGAGCTGGATCAGCGCTGGCCGGAGACCAAGATTGACCCATCACTCGAGCGGATCGAGATGCTGATGGACATCCTTGGACATCCCGAGCGTGCCACTCCGGTGATTCACGTTGCCGGCACTAATGGCAAGACTTCCACTGTTCGCATGATTGAGTCGCTGGTGCGAGCTCTCGGTCGGCGCACTGGTCGCACCACCAGTCCGCATCTGCAGCTGGTTACCGAGCGCATCGCCATTGATGGCCAGCCCATCCATCCACGCGACTACGTGCGCATCTGGCGCGAGATTCAGCCCTACGTGGAAATGGTTGACGCCAAGTCCGCCGAAAAGGGCGGCCCGCAGATGAGCAAGTTCGAGGTCCTCACGGCCATGGCCTACGCTGCCTTCGCCGACGCTCCTGTCGATGTCGCCGTGGTGGAAGTCGGCATGGGCGGCACATGGGATGCGACCAACGTGGTGGAGGCCGACGTGGCAGTCATCTGCCCGATCGGTCTCGATCACACGGAGTACCTCGGCGATACCCTGGCTGAAATCGCTGCTGAGAAGGCCGGCATCATCAAGTCGCGGTGGAACAAGGACGACCTGCTCACACCACCGGACAATGTCGCCATTGTTGGCGAGCAGGAACCGGAAGCAATGGACGTCGTTTTGCGCCGTGCCGTGGAAATGGATGCCTCGGTCGCCCGCGCTGGGGTTGAGTATGGCGTCGTCAGCCATCAGCTGGCGGTCGGCGGGCAGAACCTAACGCTCAAGGGCCTGGCCGGCGAGTATGACGACATCCATCTGCCACTGCACGGTCCGCATCAGGCGCGCAACGCCGCCACAGCGCTGGCCGCGGTGGAGGCGTTCTTCGGCGCAGGTCCGGGACGTCCGCTCAACATTGATGCGGTTCGCGAAGGCTTTGCGACGGTCGCATCGCCCGGCCGCCTGGAGCGCGTGCGTTCGACCCCGACGGTGTTTATCGATGCCGCCCACAATCCTCACGGTGCCCGTGCGCTACGCACGGCGCTCTCCGCTGAGTTCGACTTCCGCCGTGTCATTGGTGTGCTGTCGGTGTTGGGGGAGAAGGATGCTCGTGGGCTGCTGGTGGAGCTGGAGCCGTACTTCGAAGAAGTGGTAATCACCCAGAACACCTCGCCGCGTGCGCTGCACTACGACGACCTGGCTGACCTTGCGGAGGAGATTTTCGGCGAGGAGCGCGTGCATCGCGTGCCAACTCTGCCGTCCGCCGTTGAGCTAGCTGTCGCGCTGGCTGAAGAAACCGACACCGGTGACGGTATTGTCTCTGGTTCCGGTGTGATCGTCACTGGATCGGTTGTTACCGCGGGCGAGGCCCGGACACTATTTGGAAAGGACCCGCAATGA
- a CDS encoding translation initiation factor IF-2 N-terminal domain-containing protein: MANFSQDVVAKAREFDRESAALKTRVHHLAKSLGLTSKETIEALGHAGIVVKSAASTINQNQLDAVLNFIGDHPEGASLNDGSAATKQTGEESAAKEKQSAGKPNAADEKSDEQTAAKSEKKSAAKKSSKKSAAKKATKKADQKDAPKAEKKADQKAAQSEAESDAAPAEEVTEKKDAKKASAKKSSAKQSAEKQTEEKQSDEKKSTTKKRATRKRAVKKTAGAPEETAAKDEQKDSNSVVEEAVEAVVQSSSKKAADKNTADTVAETAEKTSAEKASAEAPAAKSAAVTTRRGRRVRRAVRTTSAPVAEGTRETQEAQGPQDTQATQGEALQDIEPPIVPEPPVAEEQTAFAPIFLAPQAVPATAKNSATEDAASADSGASNQDSDDNAGEGQDGSSSSETERQPRPRRRRRGRGRRNDDAQQAEKTTENAEREEAETREEVEEPQAIKGSTRLEAQRRRRIERREESRKRHVISEAEFLARRESVERTMVVRERKRHDHAGIVTEVGVLEDDLLVEHFVTSDTQTTQIGNIYLGRVQNVLPSMEAAFIDIGTDRNGVIYVGDLNWKLLGTKSRSRKIEHALKAGDQILVQVSKDPIGHKGARLTTHISMAGRFLVYVPGGRSAGISRKLPEPERKRLKSILSEVTPEGSGTIIRTAAEGVSKEAIEADIKRLESQWQEIWEASEAAKAKRGAKPIALYEEPDMLVKVVRDVFNEDFSRLVVEGDRPWNTVTDYIGDLAPELEPRLQRYFAKEHGDADVFEHFRIDEQLAKALDRKVWLPSGGTLVIDRTEAMTVIDVNTGKFTGAGGNLEETVTRNNLEAAEEIVRQMRLRDLGGMIVVDFIDMVLPENQDLVLRRLKEALGRDRSRHEVSEVTSLGLVQMTRKRLGTGLLETFSTPCSCCNGRGLIIHIDPVEQDNQSRGHKNGRRNEEQGKSKRRNKSRSEHNPANHPAALAMHRDQGDQAGTSKTTLDDDTETNQRDKEAADKRVAAAVEAVIVSSGNDEPKPPRRRRVRKSQGRNDEQRQDGNGRQERRERDEQSDNSNDLAALAAAAVAEARAKDPEEPSDDRYMPQEGQRRRRRATRRRVAEHVAVDSAARDADDRDEEHGDRRKRSERPTRAERAERTDNGGTGGGRGDAERSSSASARRRRRRAVRRTAVNETTAPQAESQAASTTDVREPAEDDKGGNANKTAKAVATESQTYEEAKEAFERSPRRRRPTRGNSRSDRAPRREDFESTKPKADAEGSKGGDRAKDNHDDSNRSANRSGGGRRSGKSRVEVVAVQGTGARRNRRRAVRRVSSQSDAGATAPKQRQGTSNRATKPEQKQANRGAAATQKKPANRRRRVRRAVRRSGRN, encoded by the coding sequence GTGGCAAATTTCAGCCAGGATGTTGTCGCTAAGGCACGCGAATTTGATCGCGAGTCGGCGGCTCTGAAAACCCGAGTCCACCACCTGGCCAAGAGCTTGGGGTTGACCTCGAAGGAAACCATCGAAGCTCTGGGACACGCGGGGATTGTTGTAAAGTCCGCTGCGTCCACCATTAATCAAAATCAGCTCGACGCGGTGCTGAATTTCATCGGCGATCATCCAGAGGGTGCCTCGCTTAACGACGGATCCGCTGCGACCAAGCAAACCGGCGAAGAGTCGGCCGCGAAGGAAAAACAGTCGGCAGGTAAGCCGAACGCGGCGGATGAGAAGTCGGACGAGCAAACCGCAGCTAAGTCCGAGAAGAAATCAGCTGCTAAGAAGAGCAGCAAGAAGTCGGCTGCGAAGAAGGCCACAAAGAAGGCCGACCAGAAGGATGCGCCGAAGGCAGAAAAGAAGGCCGACCAGAAGGCAGCTCAGAGCGAAGCGGAGTCGGACGCAGCGCCTGCTGAGGAAGTGACCGAGAAGAAGGACGCCAAGAAGGCCTCGGCTAAAAAATCCTCGGCAAAGCAGAGCGCAGAGAAGCAGACTGAAGAGAAGCAGAGCGACGAGAAGAAGAGCACGACTAAGAAGCGGGCAACGCGTAAGCGGGCTGTGAAGAAGACCGCTGGAGCTCCGGAAGAAACCGCAGCGAAGGACGAGCAGAAGGACTCGAACTCGGTCGTCGAGGAAGCGGTTGAGGCTGTAGTTCAGTCGTCATCGAAGAAGGCTGCAGATAAGAATACTGCCGACACCGTAGCCGAGACCGCTGAGAAAACTTCCGCTGAGAAAGCGTCCGCCGAAGCACCTGCTGCAAAGAGCGCTGCAGTGACCACACGTCGTGGTCGCCGAGTTCGCCGTGCGGTCCGCACGACCAGCGCTCCAGTGGCAGAGGGGACTCGGGAAACTCAGGAAGCGCAAGGACCGCAGGATACACAGGCAACTCAGGGCGAAGCCCTGCAGGACATCGAGCCGCCGATAGTCCCGGAGCCGCCGGTTGCGGAAGAGCAGACCGCGTTTGCGCCTATCTTCCTGGCTCCGCAGGCTGTGCCGGCCACGGCCAAGAATTCGGCCACCGAGGATGCAGCTTCGGCTGACAGCGGTGCCTCCAACCAGGATTCCGATGACAACGCGGGGGAGGGGCAGGACGGCTCGTCGTCAAGCGAAACGGAGCGTCAGCCGCGGCCGCGCCGTCGCCGTCGTGGACGTGGGCGTCGTAATGATGATGCTCAGCAGGCGGAGAAGACCACCGAAAACGCAGAGCGCGAGGAGGCGGAAACCCGCGAGGAGGTCGAAGAGCCACAGGCGATTAAGGGCTCGACTCGCCTGGAGGCGCAGCGCCGTCGCCGTATCGAACGTCGTGAGGAATCGCGCAAGCGCCACGTGATCTCGGAGGCTGAGTTCCTGGCTCGCCGTGAGTCGGTGGAGCGCACGATGGTGGTGCGTGAGCGCAAGCGCCATGACCACGCGGGCATTGTCACTGAGGTGGGTGTGCTGGAAGATGACCTGTTGGTCGAGCACTTCGTTACCTCTGACACGCAGACTACGCAGATCGGCAATATCTACCTCGGTCGCGTGCAGAACGTCCTACCCAGCATGGAAGCGGCGTTCATTGATATCGGAACCGACCGCAACGGTGTCATTTACGTAGGTGACCTGAACTGGAAGCTGCTGGGCACGAAATCGCGTTCGCGCAAGATTGAACACGCGCTGAAGGCCGGCGACCAGATTCTGGTCCAGGTGTCCAAGGATCCGATTGGTCACAAGGGCGCGCGTCTGACCACTCACATTTCGATGGCTGGTCGATTCCTGGTGTACGTGCCGGGCGGCCGAAGCGCGGGTATTTCCCGCAAGCTGCCGGAGCCGGAGCGCAAGCGCCTGAAGTCGATTCTGAGTGAGGTTACGCCGGAGGGCTCGGGCACGATTATTCGCACCGCGGCCGAGGGCGTGTCCAAGGAGGCCATCGAGGCCGACATTAAGCGCCTGGAATCGCAGTGGCAGGAAATCTGGGAAGCCTCCGAGGCGGCGAAGGCGAAGCGCGGGGCAAAGCCGATTGCGCTGTACGAAGAGCCGGACATGCTGGTCAAGGTCGTCCGCGACGTCTTCAACGAGGACTTCTCGCGTCTTGTGGTGGAGGGCGACCGTCCGTGGAACACAGTGACGGACTACATCGGCGACCTGGCACCGGAGCTGGAGCCGCGTCTGCAGCGCTACTTCGCCAAGGAGCACGGCGACGCTGACGTCTTCGAGCACTTCCGCATCGATGAGCAGCTGGCCAAGGCACTCGACCGCAAGGTCTGGCTGCCTTCGGGCGGCACGCTGGTCATCGACCGCACCGAGGCCATGACGGTCATCGACGTCAACACCGGTAAGTTCACCGGTGCTGGCGGAAACCTGGAAGAGACGGTCACTCGCAACAACCTGGAGGCCGCTGAGGAAATCGTCCGCCAGATGCGTCTGCGCGATCTGGGCGGCATGATTGTCGTCGACTTCATCGACATGGTGCTGCCGGAGAACCAGGACTTGGTGCTGCGCCGTCTGAAGGAGGCGCTCGGCCGCGACCGCTCGCGTCACGAGGTCTCCGAGGTCACCTCGCTCGGCCTCGTCCAGATGACGCGCAAGCGTCTGGGCACAGGCCTGCTGGAGACCTTCTCCACGCCGTGTAGCTGCTGTAATGGCCGTGGTCTGATTATCCACATCGACCCGGTCGAGCAGGACAATCAGAGCCGTGGTCACAAGAACGGTCGCCGCAACGAAGAGCAGGGTAAGTCCAAGCGCCGCAACAAGTCGCGCTCGGAGCACAATCCGGCCAACCACCCGGCGGCGCTGGCCATGCACCGCGATCAGGGCGACCAGGCAGGCACTTCCAAGACAACGCTTGACGACGACACGGAAACCAACCAGCGCGATAAGGAGGCAGCCGACAAGCGAGTTGCAGCTGCTGTCGAAGCTGTCATCGTCTCTTCTGGGAACGATGAGCCGAAGCCACCGCGTCGTCGCCGGGTTCGTAAGAGCCAGGGCCGAAACGATGAGCAGCGACAGGACGGCAATGGCCGTCAGGAGCGCCGCGAGCGTGATGAGCAATCGGACAACTCCAATGATCTGGCTGCTCTGGCTGCCGCAGCTGTTGCGGAAGCCCGTGCGAAGGATCCGGAAGAGCCATCGGATGACCGTTACATGCCGCAGGAGGGACAGCGCCGCCGCCGTCGGGCTACGCGTCGCCGGGTAGCGGAGCATGTCGCCGTTGATTCGGCTGCACGCGACGCTGATGACCGCGACGAAGAACATGGCGATCGCCGCAAGCGTTCGGAGCGCCCGACTCGTGCTGAGCGTGCCGAGCGTACCGATAACGGTGGCACCGGTGGAGGCCGTGGCGACGCTGAACGCTCCAGCAGCGCCAGTGCTCGACGTCGCCGTCGTCGCGCTGTTCGCCGTACGGCTGTGAATGAGACCACTGCGCCTCAGGCCGAGTCCCAGGCAGCTTCCACCACAGATGTGCGGGAGCCAGCCGAGGATGACAAGGGCGGCAACGCTAACAAGACCGCCAAGGCTGTGGCCACGGAGTCCCAGACCTATGAGGAGGCCAAGGAGGCGTTCGAGCGTTCCCCACGTCGTCGTCGTCCGACTCGCGGTAACTCCCGCTCGGATCGCGCACCGCGTCGCGAGGACTTCGAGTCCACTAAGCCAAAGGCGGACGCTGAAGGCAGCAAGGGCGGAGATCGTGCAAAAGACAACCACGATGACAGCAACCGCAGCGCCAACCGCAGTGGCGGTGGCCGTCGCTCGGGCAAGTCGCGGGTTGAAGTGGTAGCGGTCCAGGGCACGGGAGCTCGCCGTAATCGCCGTCGGGCGGTGCGCAGGGTCTCGTCGCAAAGCGATGCTGGAGCGACTGCGCCGAAGCAGCGACAGGGCACTTCAAACCGCGCCACTAAGCCAGAGCAGAAGCAGGCTAATCGCGGTGCTGCGGCGACGCAGAAGAAACCGGCCAATCGTCGCCGCCGAGTGCGTCGTGCGGTGCGCCGAAGCGGCCGGAACTAA
- the rplU gene encoding 50S ribosomal protein L21, translated as MYAIVKTGGKQYKVAEGDLVKVEKIEGEPGSSVALTPVLLVDGADVIADADKLANVTVNAEIVEAVKGPKIRGMHYKNKTGYKRRYGHRQPLTVLKITGVSK; from the coding sequence ATGTACGCGATCGTCAAGACCGGCGGCAAGCAGTACAAGGTTGCCGAAGGTGACCTCGTCAAGGTCGAGAAGATCGAGGGTGAGCCGGGTTCGTCCGTGGCTCTCACCCCGGTTCTGCTCGTCGATGGCGCAGATGTCATTGCGGATGCCGACAAGCTTGCCAACGTTACCGTTAACGCAGAGATCGTCGAGGCCGTTAAGGGCCCGAAGATCCGCGGCATGCACTACAAGAACAAGACTGGCTACAAGCGCCGCTACGGCCACCGTCAGCCGCTCACTGTTCTGAAGATCACCGGCGTCTCCAAGTAA
- the rpmA gene encoding 50S ribosomal protein L27, with protein MATKKGASSTSNGRDSEAKRLGVKRFGGQQVKAGEILVRQRGTSFHPGENVGRGGDDTLFALKAGAVEFGTRRNRRIVSIVENNS; from the coding sequence ATGGCTACTAAGAAGGGTGCATCCAGCACCAGCAACGGCCGCGACTCCGAAGCTAAGCGCCTCGGCGTGAAGCGCTTCGGCGGCCAGCAGGTTAAGGCAGGCGAGATTCTCGTTCGTCAGCGCGGTACCTCGTTCCACCCGGGTGAGAACGTTGGCCGTGGCGGCGACGACACTCTCTTCGCTCTGAAGGCAGGCGCAGTCGAGTTCGGTACCCGCCGCAACCGCCGCATTGTCAGCATCGTTGAGAACAACTCCTAA
- a CDS encoding DUF4233 domain-containing protein, whose amino-acid sequence MSESQASQPQGNGAEDYTAADREALRAYREGRDLSEGGKYGPLGAGHDPAKDPLKGLRGVMSGTLIMQAISVLLGLTVVTRIPDGQINQTFSVTYITILGLALIAMAFLQKQPWALKANIVLQVFGVLAIFTHVSMGVVGIFFALVWAYILHLRKNLIQRMERGLLTTQHS is encoded by the coding sequence ATGAGTGAATCTCAGGCGAGCCAGCCACAGGGCAATGGCGCGGAGGATTACACCGCTGCCGACCGCGAGGCCCTGCGCGCCTACCGCGAGGGGCGTGACCTGAGTGAAGGCGGCAAGTATGGCCCGCTCGGTGCGGGACACGATCCGGCTAAGGACCCGCTGAAGGGTCTGCGCGGTGTTATGTCCGGCACGCTGATTATGCAGGCTATCTCGGTGCTGCTTGGTCTGACTGTGGTTACGCGCATTCCCGACGGTCAGATTAACCAGACCTTCTCGGTTACGTACATCACCATCCTGGGCCTGGCTCTGATTGCGATGGCTTTCCTGCAGAAGCAGCCCTGGGCGCTGAAGGCCAACATTGTGCTGCAGGTCTTTGGTGTGCTGGCTATTTTCACACACGTGTCGATGGGCGTGGTGGGTATCTTCTTCGCACTAGTGTGGGCCTACATTCTGCACCTGCGGAAGAACCTCATCCAGCGTATGGAGCGCGGTCTGTTGACCACCCAGCACTCGTAG
- the obgE gene encoding GTPase ObgE: MSRFVDRVVLHLQAGDGGHGCNSVLREKFKPLGGPDGGNGGHGGDIVLVVDPQIHTLMDFHFHPHIKAANGKPGAGDHRNGARGEDLVLGVPEGTVVMTEDGEVLADMTGKGARFIAAEGGYGGLGNAALANKNRRAPGFALLGEPGEAKDLVLELKSMADVGLVGFPSAGKSSLVSTLSAAKPKIGDYPFTTLQPNLGVVNVGYESFTIADVPGLIPGASEGRGLGLDFLRHIERCAVLVHVVDAAALEGDRDPVSDIKALETELANYQSVLKADVGLGDLAERPRVIVLNKIDLPDAREMIDMQREELEKFGWPIFEISTVTHEGLKELTYGLKDQIAAYRKAHPLPTEQEPRAVIRPEGVRGKKREGADFTIERDPNTPDGFIVRGRKPERWINQTDFENDEAVGYLADRLAKLGVEDALAKAGATVGCPVTISYLTFEWYPQQVAGTDDFVPSGRGTDDRLYVNERTSAEQRKRASQARRGLIDEYDFGDGEEAIRDRYS; the protein is encoded by the coding sequence ATGTCTCGTTTTGTAGATCGTGTCGTGCTGCATTTGCAGGCCGGCGACGGCGGTCACGGCTGTAACTCGGTGCTGCGTGAAAAGTTCAAGCCACTGGGTGGCCCCGACGGCGGTAACGGTGGCCACGGTGGCGACATTGTGCTTGTGGTAGACCCCCAGATCCATACTCTGATGGACTTTCACTTCCACCCCCATATCAAGGCTGCCAACGGTAAGCCGGGCGCTGGCGATCACCGCAACGGCGCTCGTGGTGAGGATCTGGTTCTCGGAGTGCCGGAGGGCACGGTTGTGATGACCGAGGATGGGGAAGTGCTGGCGGACATGACCGGTAAGGGCGCCCGCTTCATTGCCGCTGAGGGCGGTTACGGTGGCCTGGGCAACGCAGCGCTGGCAAACAAGAACCGCCGTGCGCCGGGATTTGCTCTCCTCGGTGAGCCAGGTGAGGCCAAGGATCTTGTCTTGGAGCTCAAATCCATGGCAGACGTTGGACTGGTGGGCTTCCCGTCGGCCGGAAAGTCGTCGCTGGTCAGCACCTTGAGCGCTGCTAAGCCGAAGATTGGTGACTACCCATTTACCACGCTGCAGCCGAACCTGGGTGTAGTCAACGTTGGCTACGAGTCCTTCACCATCGCAGATGTGCCGGGTCTTATCCCGGGGGCTTCTGAAGGCCGTGGACTTGGGTTGGACTTCCTGCGTCACATTGAGCGCTGTGCTGTTCTCGTGCATGTGGTTGACGCTGCTGCTCTGGAGGGCGACCGCGATCCGGTCTCTGACATCAAGGCGTTGGAGACGGAACTCGCCAACTACCAGTCGGTGCTGAAGGCCGACGTGGGGCTTGGGGATCTCGCAGAGCGTCCCCGCGTCATCGTGCTGAACAAGATTGACCTGCCCGATGCTCGCGAAATGATTGACATGCAGCGCGAGGAACTGGAGAAGTTCGGCTGGCCAATTTTTGAGATCTCCACGGTGACGCACGAGGGGCTCAAGGAGCTGACCTACGGCCTGAAGGATCAGATCGCCGCCTACCGCAAGGCGCATCCGTTGCCGACAGAGCAGGAGCCCCGTGCGGTCATCCGTCCGGAAGGGGTGCGTGGCAAAAAGCGCGAAGGCGCGGACTTCACCATCGAACGCGATCCGAATACCCCAGACGGGTTCATTGTGCGTGGGCGTAAGCCGGAGCGCTGGATTAACCAGACGGACTTCGAAAACGACGAGGCAGTCGGCTACTTGGCTGACCGCCTGGCCAAGCTTGGTGTTGAAGATGCCCTGGCAAAGGCTGGGGCAACAGTTGGCTGCCCGGTGACGATTTCCTATCTCACCTTCGAGTGGTACCCGCAGCAGGTCGCGGGCACCGATGACTTCGTGCCGAGTGGTCGTGGTACCGACGATCGTCTCTATGTCAACGAACGCACCAGCGCCGAGCAGCGTAAGCGTGCATCGCAGGCCCGCCGTGGTCTGATTGACGAGTACGATTTCGGGGATGGCGAAGAGGCTATTCGCGACCGGTATTCATAG
- the ndk gene encoding nucleoside-diphosphate kinase — translation MTERTLILIKPDGVSRGLVGEVISRIERKGLKLVALDLRVADEATAKEHYAEHVDKPFFGELVDFITSAPLVAGVIEGPNAIAAWRQLAGGTNPVEAATPGSIRGDFALEVANNVVHGSDSPESAEREIGIWFPNL, via the coding sequence ATGACTGAACGTACTCTTATTCTGATCAAGCCGGACGGCGTTTCCCGCGGTCTGGTCGGCGAAGTTATCTCCCGCATCGAGCGCAAGGGCCTGAAGCTGGTCGCGCTTGACCTCCGTGTTGCTGACGAGGCAACTGCGAAGGAGCACTACGCAGAGCACGTCGATAAGCCGTTCTTTGGTGAGCTGGTTGATTTCATCACCTCTGCACCGCTGGTCGCTGGTGTTATCGAGGGCCCGAACGCAATCGCTGCTTGGCGTCAGCTCGCTGGCGGCACCAACCCGGTTGAGGCCGCAACTCCGGGCTCCATCCGCGGTGACTTCGCACTTGAGGTTGCTAACAACGTTGTTCACGGTTCTGATTCCCCGGAGTCCGCTGAGCGCGAGATTGGTATTTGGTTCCCGAACCTCTAA